Proteins encoded together in one Shewanella oneidensis MR-1 window:
- the flgC gene encoding flagellar basal body rod protein FlgC, whose protein sequence is MGLFNIFDVAGSGMSAQSLRLNTTASNIANADSVSSSIDKTYRSRHPIFEAEMAKAQSQQQASQGVAVKGIVESDKPLLKEYSPDHPMADGDGFIYKPNVNVMEEMADMISASRSYQMNVQVAEAAKSMLQQTLGMGK, encoded by the coding sequence ATGGGTTTATTTAATATCTTCGATGTTGCGGGTTCTGGCATGTCTGCCCAGTCTCTGCGGCTTAATACCACCGCGAGTAACATTGCTAACGCCGATTCAGTATCTAGCAGTATTGATAAAACGTATCGTTCACGTCATCCCATTTTTGAAGCCGAAATGGCAAAGGCCCAGAGTCAACAACAGGCCTCTCAAGGTGTGGCGGTAAAAGGTATTGTTGAAAGTGATAAGCCCTTATTAAAAGAGTATTCACCGGATCATCCGATGGCGGATGGTGATGGCTTTATTTATAAGCCTAATGTGAATGTCATGGAAGAAATGGCGGACATGATCTCTGCCTCTCGCTCATATCAGATGAATGTTCAAGTAGCTGAGGCGGCAAAATCTATGCTGCAACAAACACTTGGGATGGGTAAATAA
- the flgB gene encoding flagellar basal body rod protein FlgB, whose product MAINFDKALGVHQFTLGIRSERAEVLASNIANADTPHYKARDVDFSAALNVAKTQQQQRNSLEMTGDEQHFGLAQLTGQYVKFRVPNQPDTGDGNTVDVQQEQSAFMQNALEYQMSLGFLDSKFSGMKKALRGD is encoded by the coding sequence ATGGCGATTAATTTTGATAAAGCTCTCGGAGTACACCAATTCACTTTGGGGATCCGTTCTGAGCGAGCAGAAGTGCTTGCAAGTAATATCGCAAATGCTGATACGCCGCATTATAAAGCCCGCGATGTCGACTTTTCTGCTGCCTTAAATGTGGCCAAAACGCAGCAACAGCAGCGAAACAGCTTAGAGATGACCGGTGATGAGCAGCATTTTGGTTTGGCTCAATTAACTGGACAGTACGTTAAATTTCGTGTGCCGAATCAACCCGATACTGGAGATGGCAATACTGTTGATGTTCAACAAGAACAATCGGCATTTATGCAAAATGCCCTTGAATATCAAATGTCTCTGGGTTTTTTAGACAGTAAATTTAGCGGCATGAAAAAAGCGCTGAGAGGGGATTAA
- a CDS encoding CheR family methyltransferase, which yields MNVPDKSLAEAEYNQFRLFLEQHSGIVLGENKQYLVRSRLAPLMGKYNLPSLSDVVKHSMKPTERALRAEVIDAMTTNETLWFRDRYPFELLNNVLLPEYSKLGRPLKIWSAACSSGQEPYSLAMTILEYQQKKPGALSGGASIQATDLSPSMLERCKNAEYDSLALARGLSDERKRQFFDALPSGNMRIKDNVKRLVNFRAHNLLESYTLLGKFDIIFCRNVLIYFAPEAKAKILRQFAAALNPKGILFLGASESIAGLTDEFDMVRCNPGIYYQKKT from the coding sequence GTGAATGTGCCTGATAAATCACTCGCAGAAGCAGAATATAATCAATTTAGGTTGTTCCTAGAACAACATAGCGGCATCGTATTGGGGGAAAACAAACAATACCTAGTACGTAGCCGTCTTGCGCCGTTGATGGGCAAATATAACCTACCTTCGTTATCCGATGTGGTAAAGCACTCGATGAAACCTACGGAGCGAGCTTTAAGGGCTGAAGTTATTGATGCCATGACTACGAACGAAACCTTATGGTTTCGTGATCGTTATCCATTTGAATTGCTAAATAATGTACTGCTGCCTGAGTACAGTAAGTTGGGGAGACCTTTGAAGATATGGTCTGCTGCTTGTTCATCTGGCCAAGAGCCATATTCCTTGGCGATGACCATATTAGAGTATCAACAGAAAAAACCTGGTGCGCTGTCAGGTGGTGCCTCGATTCAAGCTACGGATCTTTCTCCTTCCATGTTGGAGCGTTGTAAAAATGCCGAGTACGATAGTTTAGCGTTAGCACGTGGATTGTCTGATGAACGTAAGCGCCAGTTTTTTGATGCTTTGCCTTCAGGTAACATGCGGATAAAAGATAACGTTAAACGTCTAGTGAATTTCCGTGCCCATAACTTGCTTGAGAGTTACACTTTGCTGGGTAAGTTCGACATTATTTTTTGTCGAAATGTGTTGATCTATTTTGCCCCAGAGGCAAAAGCAAAAATTTTGCGGCAATTTGCTGCCGCGTTAAACCCTAAAGGTATCCTCTTTTTAGGTGCATCCGAATCTATTGCGGGTTTGACCGACGAGTTTGACATGGTCCGCTGCAATCCTGGTATTTATTACCAGAAGAAAACATAA
- a CDS encoding chemotaxis protein CheV has product MSSILDSVNKRTQLVGQNRLELLLFKLNGRQRFGINVFKVKEVLQCPPLTTLPKLNPYVKGVAHIRGTTISVIDLSAATGGRPLASTENCFIIISEYNRSVQGFLVSSVERIINMNWEAIMPPPQGAGRYSYLTAVTEIEGELVEILDVEKILDEISPVKTAISEEVNQQLTIDRTQHYHIMVIDDSAVARKQIIRSLESLNLQIDTAKDGREALDKLKAIASEMNNVADEIPLIISDIEMPEMDGYTLTAEIRDDPKLKNIKVVLHTSLSGVFNQAMVQKVGANDFIAKFNPDELAAAVNKHLSL; this is encoded by the coding sequence ATGTCGAGTATTCTTGATTCAGTCAACAAACGCACCCAACTCGTAGGTCAAAACCGACTAGAACTGTTGCTATTTAAGTTAAACGGTCGTCAACGGTTTGGGATAAACGTATTTAAAGTGAAAGAAGTTTTGCAATGCCCACCGTTAACGACATTGCCTAAACTGAATCCTTACGTCAAAGGTGTTGCTCATATTCGCGGTACCACTATTTCTGTGATCGATCTGAGTGCTGCAACTGGAGGGCGTCCGCTAGCGAGCACTGAAAATTGCTTTATCATCATTTCGGAATATAACCGTAGTGTGCAAGGTTTCCTTGTCAGTTCTGTGGAACGTATTATCAACATGAACTGGGAAGCCATTATGCCACCACCACAAGGTGCTGGCCGTTATTCTTATTTAACCGCGGTTACCGAGATAGAAGGTGAATTGGTCGAAATTCTGGATGTTGAAAAGATTTTAGATGAAATCTCTCCAGTAAAAACGGCTATTAGTGAAGAGGTCAACCAACAGCTCACCATTGATAGAACCCAGCATTACCATATTATGGTCATTGATGACTCTGCGGTAGCTCGTAAACAGATTATCCGTTCGCTAGAGTCGTTAAATCTACAAATTGATACGGCAAAAGATGGCCGAGAGGCGCTTGATAAACTCAAGGCAATTGCAAGCGAAATGAATAATGTCGCTGATGAGATCCCGTTAATTATCTCCGATATTGAGATGCCAGAAATGGATGGTTACACCTTAACAGCTGAGATCCGCGATGATCCTAAGCTGAAAAATATTAAGGTGGTACTGCATACTTCATTAAGTGGAGTCTTTAACCAAGCCATGGTACAAAAGGTCGGGGCCAATGACTTTATCGCAAAATTCAACCCTGATGAATTAGCTGCGGCAGTGAACAAGCATTTAAGTTTGTAG
- the flgA gene encoding flagellar basal body P-ring formation chaperone FlgA, giving the protein MKVNLVHFFRIFVLFISTAANAETVVPSVSAISELAKALINEKISVPANAKVDINPQTVDQRMLPAQCASPIKVELASDREIRRNNTVKVSCNTPDLAYPWQIFISVRVDILFPVVVATEPLAPGELISPTQVEIRYVDQNSLRGMQFSDINQLSGVRVKRRVAKNNPIFANNLCFVCKNDAVSIYVRSSNFVLKTVGEALQDGNIGDQIRVKNSSSNKELDATVTAIGEVEVRM; this is encoded by the coding sequence ATGAAAGTAAATTTAGTCCACTTTTTTAGAATTTTCGTACTTTTTATTTCCACGGCAGCCAATGCTGAAACAGTGGTACCTAGCGTATCGGCGATATCCGAATTAGCTAAAGCCCTTATTAATGAAAAGATTTCAGTACCTGCAAATGCGAAAGTCGACATTAATCCACAAACGGTCGATCAACGAATGCTACCGGCGCAATGCGCGTCGCCGATAAAAGTCGAACTGGCATCGGATCGTGAAATTAGACGCAATAACACAGTTAAAGTCAGTTGTAATACACCCGATTTAGCCTATCCATGGCAAATTTTTATCTCTGTTCGAGTGGATATTCTTTTCCCTGTTGTTGTAGCAACAGAACCCTTAGCACCTGGTGAATTAATCAGCCCAACACAAGTTGAAATCCGCTACGTTGACCAAAATAGTTTGCGCGGTATGCAATTTAGCGATATCAATCAGCTTTCAGGCGTACGCGTTAAGCGCCGAGTTGCGAAAAATAATCCTATTTTTGCTAACAACCTTTGCTTTGTCTGTAAAAATGATGCTGTGTCGATTTATGTACGTTCAAGTAATTTTGTATTAAAAACGGTGGGAGAAGCGCTACAAGATGGTAATATTGGCGACCAAATCCGAGTCAAAAATAGTAGCTCTAACAAAGAGCTAGATGCCACAGTCACGGCCATTGGCGAAGTAGAAGTTAGAATGTAA
- the flgM gene encoding flagellar biosynthesis anti-sigma factor FlgM: MAIDISKFNAGTAAQVRSNSTKQSSESEQSSQVAAKSTQQKGDSFVITAQAQQLQGAHTKMASLPEVDQKKVAEIKQAIAEGRYKIDPEKLAANIANFEAELNELN, encoded by the coding sequence ATGGCAATTGATATTAGCAAATTTAACGCCGGAACGGCTGCACAAGTCCGTTCAAACAGCACTAAACAGAGCAGCGAAAGCGAGCAATCATCTCAGGTAGCGGCTAAATCGACTCAACAAAAGGGTGATTCTTTTGTCATTACAGCTCAAGCTCAACAGTTACAAGGAGCTCACACTAAAATGGCAAGTCTCCCAGAAGTCGACCAAAAGAAAGTAGCTGAAATCAAACAAGCGATTGCAGAAGGTCGCTACAAAATTGATCCCGAAAAGTTGGCCGCCAATATCGCCAACTTTGAAGCAGAATTAAACGAGCTTAATTAA
- a CDS encoding flagella synthesis protein FlgN: MTEIAKLVDQQHAHLAVLKQIILKEKGALVDQNADLLLSLADQKSKCLQALKANDDFLANHSDKSLLTEQAELSAKMAVVKEALIECKDLNAQNASLIEMNLASLNRFAQALQASRNATTLTYNDKGKTSTFSSLGNDLKA; this comes from the coding sequence ATGACTGAAATAGCTAAACTGGTAGATCAACAACACGCCCATTTGGCTGTTCTTAAACAAATTATCCTTAAAGAAAAAGGCGCTTTGGTTGACCAGAACGCCGATTTGCTTTTATCGCTGGCTGACCAAAAATCTAAATGCTTACAAGCTCTAAAGGCAAATGATGACTTTCTTGCCAATCACAGTGATAAATCGTTGCTCACTGAGCAAGCAGAATTGTCGGCTAAAATGGCTGTGGTCAAAGAAGCACTCATCGAGTGTAAAGATCTCAACGCACAAAATGCCAGTTTGATAGAAATGAATCTTGCTAGCCTAAACCGCTTTGCTCAGGCCTTGCAGGCGAGTCGAAATGCCACCACGCTGACGTATAACGATAAAGGCAAAACATCGACCTTTTCAAGCTTAGGCAATGATTTAAAAGCTTAA
- a CDS encoding LPP20 family lipoprotein, translating into MKRYLLVIAALLLTGCAAKDKYVEWEDVPPTSFPKLTAIGYAPLATQPAKEQSQRVLMAMQASKIVAYRELAEQVYGQKITANSSVSDWMLTDDNVKASVTGVIRGARVVKSYPAGEHYVTELELDFSKVWQIYQQQSRPQRIKEVTYF; encoded by the coding sequence ATGAAACGCTACCTTTTAGTTATCGCGGCGCTTCTACTTACTGGTTGTGCCGCTAAAGATAAGTATGTGGAATGGGAGGATGTGCCTCCAACAAGCTTCCCTAAGCTGACGGCTATCGGTTATGCACCTTTGGCGACGCAACCTGCCAAAGAGCAATCCCAAAGAGTCTTGATGGCGATGCAGGCGTCTAAAATTGTGGCTTACCGTGAACTGGCCGAACAAGTATATGGACAAAAGATCACCGCTAACAGCAGTGTCAGTGATTGGATGCTCACAGATGACAATGTTAAGGCTTCTGTTACAGGGGTGATCCGCGGTGCAAGAGTTGTAAAAAGCTATCCCGCAGGTGAGCACTATGTTACTGAGTTAGAACTCGATTTTTCTAAAGTATGGCAAATTTATCAACAGCAGAGTCGCCCACAAAGAATTAAAGAAGTCACTTACTTTTAA
- a CDS encoding FlgO family outer membrane protein yields the protein MLKRAFIPLALLVLVGCATKPVAPPKPSLVDGNGLPPTAVINHLAQRIVTELVKQNDALRPDQPIVVTTPVLVGDMSSTNAVALQLQQGLMASLHSFQFNVVELNLGDGLRVTGDGDFILTRDWQKLSTNLPVDHIVVSTMSPTTNGLAINTRIVTLSNNRVVSASQTFVTQKELSNYMQPSEQIISHDGILYRQSAPGMNEVRVLGDEK from the coding sequence ATGCTAAAGCGTGCGTTCATTCCCCTAGCTCTTTTGGTGCTGGTTGGGTGTGCGACCAAACCCGTTGCTCCGCCAAAACCTAGCTTAGTTGATGGCAATGGTTTGCCGCCGACGGCGGTGATTAACCATTTGGCACAACGTATCGTGACTGAGTTAGTCAAGCAAAATGATGCATTGCGTCCTGATCAACCCATTGTCGTTACCACACCTGTGTTAGTGGGTGATATGAGCAGTACCAATGCGGTTGCGCTGCAATTGCAGCAGGGACTCATGGCATCTTTGCACAGTTTTCAATTTAATGTGGTGGAGTTAAATCTTGGTGATGGACTTCGTGTCACAGGCGATGGCGATTTTATTTTGACGCGTGATTGGCAAAAACTATCTACTAACTTGCCTGTCGATCATATTGTGGTCTCCACAATGAGTCCGACAACCAATGGTTTGGCGATTAATACTCGAATTGTAACGTTAAGCAATAATCGAGTGGTCTCTGCTTCGCAAACTTTTGTCACACAAAAAGAATTGAGCAATTATATGCAGCCCTCTGAGCAAATAATCTCTCACGATGGGATTTTATATCGCCAGTCGGCCCCCGGCATGAACGAAGTGCGTGTGTTAGGAGATGAAAAATGA
- a CDS encoding flagellar assembly protein FlgT — MNILKKNLLIISSLVLAILQANQVHAEWVEASGEAIITNGNIAQAREEAINQAVSYATLSTGIQISSEQQTINGNLTQNSFAINRYAQAISIQLVNERIQGNKIYVSLRLDLNDDPTQQCPAGQLKAAILIPQAQIKDRAQLRYGQLSGFEEVISEKLGNSIDGYSSTGFSHTHAKERLDIAQELVDVRGYRLPSWLSEITDSQYILLPQIIDISTEPVQATFMGWWDEAPQRQFQIKLSLYHGISGEEVWSKTYSTSARWEFEEQAIVAPNSDRFWRSSYGRNISQLIQEATRDIDKTLNCRPLLGQVVSRQGDRIILNLGRKHGIRVSDKFQVVLQRNLPDRLNEMRAIATKSRATVQIEQVSEESATAVLVDQNAVYNVQINDIALKI, encoded by the coding sequence ATGAACATACTCAAAAAGAACTTGCTCATAATTAGCAGCCTAGTGCTGGCAATACTTCAGGCCAATCAAGTGCACGCTGAATGGGTCGAAGCCAGTGGTGAAGCGATCATCACCAACGGCAACATTGCCCAAGCGAGGGAAGAAGCCATCAATCAAGCGGTGAGCTATGCCACCCTCAGTACAGGGATCCAAATTTCCAGTGAACAACAAACCATTAACGGCAATCTGACACAAAACAGCTTTGCCATTAATCGTTATGCCCAAGCAATCAGTATTCAACTCGTCAACGAACGCATTCAGGGAAATAAAATTTATGTTTCGCTTAGACTCGACCTCAATGACGACCCAACCCAACAATGCCCAGCGGGTCAATTAAAAGCAGCGATTCTGATTCCCCAAGCGCAAATAAAAGACCGAGCACAATTACGCTACGGCCAATTATCAGGTTTTGAAGAAGTTATCTCCGAAAAACTCGGTAATAGTATCGATGGTTACTCATCGACAGGATTTAGCCATACCCATGCCAAAGAAAGGCTCGATATCGCACAAGAACTGGTAGATGTTCGCGGTTATCGGCTTCCGAGTTGGCTAAGTGAAATTACCGATAGCCAATATATTTTACTACCGCAAATTATTGATATTTCGACAGAGCCAGTACAAGCCACCTTTATGGGATGGTGGGACGAAGCGCCACAAAGGCAGTTTCAAATAAAACTCAGCCTTTATCATGGGATCAGCGGTGAAGAAGTGTGGAGCAAAACCTACAGCACCTCGGCCCGTTGGGAATTTGAGGAACAAGCTATTGTAGCCCCTAATAGTGATAGATTCTGGCGCTCATCCTATGGCAGAAATATCAGTCAACTTATACAAGAAGCGACCCGAGATATTGATAAAACACTCAACTGCAGGCCACTACTTGGACAAGTCGTCAGCCGTCAAGGTGACAGAATTATCCTCAACTTAGGTCGTAAACATGGGATCCGTGTTAGTGATAAGTTTCAAGTGGTGTTACAACGCAATTTACCGGATAGACTCAATGAAATGCGCGCCATTGCTACCAAAAGCCGAGCAACAGTACAAATTGAACAAGTGAGTGAAGAAAGTGCAACAGCGGTACTCGTTGACCAAAATGCGGTTTACAATGTACAGATAAACGACATTGCGCTTAAGATTTAA
- a CDS encoding motility associated factor glycosyltransferase family protein, with translation MTELFAINLSIIAKRWPIVAAAIKSQSIDHLDAHLVQGQNQTISVNGIQLSSRHDRIAEAQLFISTLPSNAHQVTVYGVGMGDVPSLLIENPHYTRIEVCILNLAVFALLLCYTDQREWLSHPNVVLNAIPSATLQFPNIAITPDLNLVSDDNATLRDLLVMELNRDFTNRHHQIDDPEILKRFADNQVFITNDPDAAHLTKSYNPYKAIVIGSGPSLEEHYAYLKQLSLSPSRPLLIAADTALRGLLHHQIKPDIVVCIDGLISSYHLPLSETQEINLVYFPRVAPEVLAHWLGPRFVAYGTSKIYDSMSQLNPKLRLFTNGSVIHPAIDLAVKLHAKEITLLGCDFCYCNNKSHAFWNDYPFESKDKFEKIWVEAVIQKVREAKHWLINGKGQRIATDLNLRAYLRHLERYIAKHPQVKFYQASLSGAKIRGSQYKELI, from the coding sequence ATGACTGAACTATTTGCCATTAATCTGAGTATTATTGCTAAACGCTGGCCAATTGTGGCTGCTGCGATAAAAAGCCAATCAATTGACCATCTTGATGCGCACTTAGTTCAAGGCCAAAACCAAACTATCAGTGTTAATGGCATTCAGCTCAGCAGCCGTCATGACCGCATCGCTGAAGCACAGCTGTTTATTAGCACCCTTCCCTCAAATGCTCACCAAGTCACGGTTTATGGCGTGGGTATGGGTGATGTTCCAAGTCTGTTGATTGAAAATCCGCACTATACTCGCATTGAAGTATGCATTTTAAATTTGGCAGTATTCGCGTTACTGCTTTGTTACACCGATCAGAGGGAATGGCTAAGTCATCCGAATGTGGTATTAAATGCGATACCTAGTGCCACGCTGCAATTTCCGAATATTGCCATTACCCCAGATCTTAATCTCGTCAGTGATGACAATGCCACACTGAGGGATCTCTTAGTGATGGAGCTTAATCGTGATTTCACCAATCGACACCATCAAATCGATGATCCTGAGATCCTTAAGCGCTTTGCCGATAATCAGGTGTTTATTACTAATGATCCCGATGCTGCCCATTTAACTAAAAGCTACAATCCATACAAAGCAATCGTCATAGGCTCAGGTCCGTCTTTAGAAGAACATTATGCTTATCTTAAGCAGTTGAGTTTAAGCCCATCGAGACCCTTATTGATTGCTGCGGATACGGCTTTGCGTGGATTACTTCATCATCAGATTAAGCCTGATATTGTCGTCTGTATTGACGGTTTAATTTCCTCCTATCATTTGCCTTTGTCAGAAACCCAAGAAATCAATCTTGTGTATTTTCCTCGGGTAGCACCCGAAGTATTAGCCCATTGGTTAGGGCCAAGATTTGTGGCTTATGGCACGAGCAAAATTTACGACAGCATGTCCCAGCTGAACCCCAAGCTGAGGCTGTTTACAAATGGCAGTGTGATTCACCCAGCAATTGATTTAGCCGTCAAGTTACATGCTAAGGAAATCACGCTATTAGGCTGTGACTTTTGTTACTGCAATAATAAGAGTCATGCTTTTTGGAATGATTATCCATTTGAAAGTAAGGATAAATTTGAAAAAATCTGGGTTGAAGCTGTGATACAAAAGGTGAGAGAAGCAAAGCATTGGTTGATTAATGGCAAAGGCCAACGGATTGCAACTGATCTAAATCTTCGCGCTTATTTACGACATTTAGAGCGCTATATTGCTAAACACCCACAGGTGAAATTTTACCAAGCCAGTTTATCGGGAGCGAAGATCCGCGGTTCGCAATATAAGGAGCTGATTTAA
- a CDS encoding N-acetylneuraminate synthase family protein, translated as MTNHSPLFIAEVSSNHHRDLQRCIEFIKTAAEIGCDAVKFQLFKIEELFAPEILSKSEMHRKRKEWELPVSFLPQLKQSCDEYGIQFSCTPFYLDAVAELEPFVDFYKIASYELLWDDLLAACVKTGKPVVISAGMATIEEIDHALKTLKENGASDITLLHCVSAYPTPEHECNLAVLGSFRNRYQVKVGWSDHTVSSAVINRAVHRWEADVVEFHLDLDETGDEYAAGHCWLPQQIATVIQGVKLATVIDGSPVKQFVASEASDREWRADPQDGLRPMKSQREKFGVSE; from the coding sequence ATGACTAATCATTCCCCCCTATTTATCGCCGAAGTGTCCAGCAATCATCATAGGGACTTACAACGCTGTATTGAGTTTATCAAAACAGCCGCTGAAATCGGTTGTGATGCAGTTAAGTTTCAACTGTTTAAAATTGAAGAACTGTTTGCACCTGAGATTCTATCTAAGAGTGAAATGCATCGTAAACGTAAAGAATGGGAGTTGCCCGTCAGTTTTCTGCCCCAGCTCAAGCAATCCTGCGATGAATACGGTATTCAGTTTTCTTGTACTCCGTTTTATCTCGACGCGGTAGCAGAGCTTGAACCCTTTGTGGATTTCTACAAGATAGCATCCTATGAATTACTTTGGGACGACCTGCTAGCGGCCTGCGTGAAAACAGGAAAACCAGTTGTAATTTCAGCGGGCATGGCCACGATAGAAGAAATCGATCACGCGCTAAAAACCTTGAAAGAAAATGGCGCCAGTGACATTACCTTGCTGCACTGTGTTTCTGCCTATCCAACCCCAGAACATGAATGTAACTTAGCCGTTTTAGGTAGTTTTAGAAATCGTTACCAAGTTAAAGTTGGATGGTCTGATCATACTGTTTCCAGTGCTGTCATTAATCGGGCCGTACACAGATGGGAAGCCGATGTTGTCGAGTTCCATTTAGATTTAGATGAAACAGGCGATGAATACGCTGCAGGTCATTGCTGGCTACCACAACAAATTGCAACGGTAATTCAGGGGGTAAAACTTGCAACAGTCATTGATGGAAGCCCAGTAAAACAATTTGTTGCCAGCGAAGCCTCAGATAGAGAATGGCGAGCCGATCCGCAAGATGGATTACGCCCTATGAAGTCTCAAAGAGAAAAGTTTGGAGTATCAGAATAA
- a CDS encoding thiamine pyrophosphate-binding protein gives MSTSPITVVADAIIEFLAHQGIKAFHNYPGGTIAPLLDACKRFGVTVYTSRNEQGAGYAALAQGKLTQLPGIVAVTSGPGVTNVLTPVADAYFDGIPMLVFTGQVGTGDLTGQKRVRQSGFQEVDTPSLMKPITKGQFQPKNSEELYAILPIAWQLALEGRKGPVSIDLPMDVQRSAAIKSIKVPEIVTYPVNRTELGTFIDELINAIDHSQKPVIICGNGMTSPALVDAIRTLRNYWPAPVSHSLLGVGVLDTDDSGSLGFHGHTGSQLAGKAIAECDLLLVLGSRLDVRQTGTLKTAFASNAKIFRVDLDIGELTDSRIAHHKAVQAELEQFFDALHPKFAQLSPPNLSSWHNTISQWKAQLAWPYPDYPGIAPKLLLEKLSNSLPENTIVTTGVGAHQHWVARHFRFALPHRQLFTSAGHGTMGYDLPTAIGAAIHSPESTILCIAGDGSFQMNIQELGVIKELGLKIKILVLDNHRLGLVSQFQLMNWETDTACGNKQSPNFALIAQGYGIKALHCSDSAKLEQTLAEFIETDESILLHIEIATQHDVLPMLLGGQTTDKMWPYFDMQGNPRDPSNV, from the coding sequence ATGAGTACGTCCCCAATTACAGTAGTAGCAGATGCTATTATTGAATTTTTAGCCCACCAAGGGATTAAAGCATTTCACAATTATCCCGGTGGAACCATCGCTCCTTTATTAGATGCTTGCAAACGTTTCGGAGTAACCGTTTACACTTCTCGAAATGAGCAAGGCGCCGGTTATGCCGCGCTGGCTCAAGGCAAACTAACCCAATTACCAGGTATCGTGGCGGTAACATCAGGCCCGGGTGTAACCAATGTATTAACGCCCGTCGCCGATGCCTATTTTGATGGTATTCCGATGTTAGTATTTACGGGCCAAGTGGGTACTGGCGACCTCACAGGCCAAAAACGAGTAAGACAATCTGGATTCCAAGAAGTTGATACCCCATCATTGATGAAACCTATCACTAAGGGACAATTCCAACCTAAAAACAGTGAAGAACTATACGCTATTCTTCCTATCGCATGGCAACTGGCTTTAGAAGGCAGAAAAGGCCCAGTTTCGATTGATTTACCAATGGACGTTCAACGCAGTGCAGCAATTAAATCCATCAAAGTACCCGAAATAGTTACTTATCCTGTCAATCGCACAGAGCTAGGCACTTTTATCGATGAGCTAATCAATGCCATTGACCATTCGCAAAAACCAGTGATTATTTGCGGCAATGGTATGACATCACCAGCATTAGTGGATGCAATCCGTACCTTAAGAAACTACTGGCCTGCACCTGTGAGCCATAGCTTGCTGGGCGTTGGAGTTTTGGACACCGATGATTCTGGGTCATTAGGGTTTCATGGCCATACAGGTAGCCAATTAGCAGGTAAAGCCATTGCTGAGTGTGATTTATTACTGGTATTAGGTTCCAGATTAGATGTTCGCCAAACTGGCACACTGAAAACAGCCTTTGCCTCCAATGCGAAAATTTTTAGAGTCGATTTAGATATTGGAGAATTAACTGATAGTCGTATCGCTCACCATAAGGCTGTTCAAGCTGAACTTGAGCAATTTTTTGATGCCTTACACCCCAAATTTGCTCAATTATCACCACCTAATCTATCATCATGGCATAACACCATTTCGCAGTGGAAAGCGCAATTAGCTTGGCCCTACCCAGATTATCCAGGAATTGCACCTAAACTCTTGCTAGAAAAACTAAGCAACTCTTTACCAGAGAACACTATCGTCACCACAGGTGTTGGCGCACATCAACATTGGGTTGCAAGGCATTTTAGATTTGCCCTCCCCCATCGCCAGCTTTTTACCTCGGCAGGCCATGGCACCATGGGCTATGATCTCCCGACAGCGATAGGTGCCGCAATCCACTCACCAGAGTCCACCATTTTGTGTATCGCTGGAGACGGTTCATTTCAAATGAATATCCAAGAACTGGGCGTGATCAAGGAGTTAGGCCTTAAGATCAAAATACTGGTTCTGGATAACCACAGATTAGGCTTAGTATCTCAATTCCAATTAATGAATTGGGAAACTGATACTGCTTGCGGTAACAAACAATCGCCTAATTTTGCCTTAATAGCTCAAGGTTACGGCATTAAAGCATTGCATTGTAGTGATAGCGCTAAACTAGAACAAACATTGGCTGAATTTATTGAGACCGATGAATCTATTCTGCTTCATATCGAAATTGCCACACAGCATGATGTCCTCCCAATGCTATTAGGGGGTCAAACAACAGATAAAATGTGGCCTTACTTTGACATGCAAGGTAATCCAAGGGATCCATCAAATGTCTAA